From Scatophagus argus isolate fScaArg1 chromosome 10, fScaArg1.pri, whole genome shotgun sequence, a single genomic window includes:
- the ablim1a gene encoding actin-binding LIM protein 1a isoform X3: MVMVKEKVAHAQDTHHHTTEKPLIQCYKCGEPCKGEVLRVQNKHFHLKCFTCKVCGCDLAQGGFFMKNGEYLCTLDYQRMHGTRCNGCGDFVEGEVVTALGKTYHPACFVCTICKRPFPAGDRVTFNGKDCLCQYCVEPMSPGPKDILGSSNCAGCGRDIKNGQALLALDRQWHLGCFKCKACSKVLTGEYISKDGAPYCEKDYQIHFGVQCEACHQFITGKVLEAGDKHYHPSCARCSRCNQMFTEGEEMYLQGSTVWHPGCKNTTRTEERHRERPTRSSSESICSRPGSSIPGSPGHTIYAKVDNEILDYRDLAAIPKVKAIYDIERPDLITYEPLYSTSLDEREERRESVGELHTARRERSPLPDDKSSRNMSPTPPCEGSYDRRERILQRSTSQGSIGSPVYNRHGYTPTLSRSPQHFHRPEALTGMQKLCSSLCSNSVGSRNSDSRPTSPFRHHFLPHSQGTDPPSGRSSPLPLRPDSRPVTPPLCQTPKHFHLPDQGSNIYRKPPIYKQHDTAAIAHQSKSADDIIRSATFPAAYAPSPDDSSRSEGDRWPYSLAVLGSEGRRRSREEEEEEALKRKQLQEEHLSKIQSGLGKLILKEEMEKEQIRERHARSLSAQRYDPKQTNCDADLTSPTKTNSLPGYGRNGLHRPQSTDFTQYNSYGDMCGGGREFQVYPYEMLMITSRGRAKLPRDVDRTRLERHLAPETFFDIFGMEIQEFDRLPLWKRNDMKKKAKLF, encoded by the exons TGTGTGGCTGTGACCTTGCCCAGGGAGGCTTCTTCATGAAGAATGGAGAGTATCTGTGCACACTGGACTACCAGCGCATGCATGGCACCCGCTGCAATGGCTGTGGGGACTTTGTGGAGGGGGAAGTGGTCACTGCTCTGGGCAAGACCTACCACCCTGCCTGTTTTGTCTGCACCATCTGCAA ACGACCGTTCCCTGCTGGAGACAGGGTGACCTTTAACGGGAAGGACTGTCTGTGTCAGTACTGTGTCGAGCCCATGTCTCCAGGACCAAAGGACATCCTGGGATCCAGCA ATTGTGCAGGATGTGGACGAGACATAAAAAATGGACAGGCTCTCCTAGCGTTGGACAGACAGTGGCATCTGGGCTGCTTCAAGTGTAAGGCCTGCAGCAAAGTGCTGACCGGGGAGTACATCAGCAA GGATGGCGCCCCCTACTGTGAGAAGGACTACCAGATCCATTTTGGTGTCCAGTGTGAGGCGTGTCATCAGTTCATTACCGGGAAGGTGCTagag GCAGGAGATAAGCACTACCACCCCAGCTGTGCGAGATGCAGCAGGTGCAATCAGATGTtcacagaaggagaagagatgTATCTGCAAG GATCAACAGTCTGGCATCCTGGCTGCAAGAACACCACaagaacagaggagagacaCAGGGAGCGG CCTACGAGGTCGTCATCCGAGAGTATTTGTTCCAGACCTGGTTCAAGCATACCTGGCTCACCGGGTCACACGATCTAT GCAAAAGTAGACAATGAGATCCTTGATTACAGAGACCTAGCTGCCATTCCAAAAGTCAAAGCCATTTATGACATTGAGCGCCCTGATCTTATTACCTATGAACCTTTGTACTCCACCTCCctggatgagagagaggagagacgagAGAGTGTGGGAGAG CTCCACACTGCCAGGAGGGAGCGTTCCCCCTTGCCTGATGACAAG TCCTCAAGAAACATGTCGCCAACCCCACCCTGTGAG ggctCTTATGACAGGAGGGAACGCATCCTCCAACGGTCCACCAGTCAGGGCTCCATAGGATCACCAGTTTATAATCGCCATGGTTATACCCCCACCTTGTCACGGTCACCACAGCATTTTCACAGACCAG AGGCTTTGACAGGCATGCAGAAGCTCTGCTCCTCCCTGTGCAGTAACAGTGTGGGCTCCAGAAATAGTGACTCCCGCCCCACCTCCCCTTTCAGACACCACTTCCTCCCCCATAGCCAAG GCACTGACCCGCCGAGTGGCCGGAGCTCCCCCCTCCCACTCAGGCCTGACAGCCGGCCGGTCACCCCGCCTCTCTGTCAGACCCCTAAACATTTCCACCTCCCAG aTCAGGGGAGCAACATCTACAGAAAACCACCCATCTACAAACAACACG ATACAGCTGCCATAGCACACCAAAGCAAGtctgctgatgacatcatcagatcCGCCACCTTCCCCGCTGCCTATGCTCCCTCTCCGGATGACAGCTCACGGAGTGAGGGTGACCGTTGGCCCTACTCTCTTGCTGTATTAG GTTCAGAAGGGAGAAGACGatccagagaggaggaggaagaagaggccTTGAAGAGAAAGCAGCTCCAAGAGGAACATCTCAGCAAG ATTCAGTCTGGTTTGGGAAAGCTCATTCtgaaggaggagatggaaaaAGAACAGATCAGGGAGCGTCATGCACGTAGCCTCTCTGCTCAGCGCTACGACCCCAAACAGACCAACTGTGACGCAG ATCTGACTTCTCCTACCAAAACCAACTCTCTGCCTGGATATGGAAGAAACGGGCTGCATCGG CCCCAGTCTACAGATTTCACCCAGTACAACAGCTATGGTGACATgtgtggaggaggcagag AGTTTCAG GTATATCCCTATGAAATGCTCATGATAACCAGTAGAGGGAGAGCTAAACTGCCCAGGGATGTGGACAGAACCAGACTGGAG CGCCACTTAGCACCTGAAACGTTCTTTGACATCTTTGGAATGGAGATCCAGGAGTTTGACAGGCTTCCCCTGTGGAAACGCAACGACATGAAAAAGAAGGCCAAGCTCTTCTAG
- the ablim1a gene encoding actin-binding LIM protein 1a isoform X5, protein MVMVKEKVAHAQDTHHHTTEKPLIQCYKCGEPCKGEVLRVQNKHFHLKCFTCKVCGCDLAQGGFFMKNGEYLCTLDYQRMHGTRCNGCGDFVEGEVVTALGKTYHPACFVCTICKRPFPAGDRVTFNGKDCLCQYCVEPMSPGPKDILGSSNCAGCGRDIKNGQALLALDRQWHLGCFKCKACSKVLTGEYISKDGAPYCEKDYQIHFGVQCEACHQFITGKVLEAGDKHYHPSCARCSRCNQMFTEGEEMYLQGSTVWHPGCKNTTRTEERHRERPTRSSSESICSRPGSSIPGSPGHTIYAKVDNEILDYRDLAAIPKVKAIYDIERPDLITYEPLYSTSLDEREERRESVGELHTARRERSPLPDDKSSRNMSPTPPCEGSYDRRERILQRSTSQGSIGSPVYNRHGYTPTLSRSPQHFHRPEALTGMQKLCSSLCSNSVGSRNSDSRPTSPFRHHFLPHSQGTDPPSGRSSPLPLRPDSRPVTPPLCQTPKHFHLPDQGSNIYRKPPIYKQHGSEGRRRSREEEEEEALKRKQLQEEHLSKIQSGLGKLILKEEMEKEQIRERHARSLSAQRYDPKQTNCDADLTSPTKTNSLPGYGRNGLHRPQSTDFTQYNSYGDMCGGGREFQHIKDGRAALARMDRGVSMPNMLEPKVYPYEMLMITSRGRAKLPRDVDRTRLERHLAPETFFDIFGMEIQEFDRLPLWKRNDMKKKAKLF, encoded by the exons TGTGTGGCTGTGACCTTGCCCAGGGAGGCTTCTTCATGAAGAATGGAGAGTATCTGTGCACACTGGACTACCAGCGCATGCATGGCACCCGCTGCAATGGCTGTGGGGACTTTGTGGAGGGGGAAGTGGTCACTGCTCTGGGCAAGACCTACCACCCTGCCTGTTTTGTCTGCACCATCTGCAA ACGACCGTTCCCTGCTGGAGACAGGGTGACCTTTAACGGGAAGGACTGTCTGTGTCAGTACTGTGTCGAGCCCATGTCTCCAGGACCAAAGGACATCCTGGGATCCAGCA ATTGTGCAGGATGTGGACGAGACATAAAAAATGGACAGGCTCTCCTAGCGTTGGACAGACAGTGGCATCTGGGCTGCTTCAAGTGTAAGGCCTGCAGCAAAGTGCTGACCGGGGAGTACATCAGCAA GGATGGCGCCCCCTACTGTGAGAAGGACTACCAGATCCATTTTGGTGTCCAGTGTGAGGCGTGTCATCAGTTCATTACCGGGAAGGTGCTagag GCAGGAGATAAGCACTACCACCCCAGCTGTGCGAGATGCAGCAGGTGCAATCAGATGTtcacagaaggagaagagatgTATCTGCAAG GATCAACAGTCTGGCATCCTGGCTGCAAGAACACCACaagaacagaggagagacaCAGGGAGCGG CCTACGAGGTCGTCATCCGAGAGTATTTGTTCCAGACCTGGTTCAAGCATACCTGGCTCACCGGGTCACACGATCTAT GCAAAAGTAGACAATGAGATCCTTGATTACAGAGACCTAGCTGCCATTCCAAAAGTCAAAGCCATTTATGACATTGAGCGCCCTGATCTTATTACCTATGAACCTTTGTACTCCACCTCCctggatgagagagaggagagacgagAGAGTGTGGGAGAG CTCCACACTGCCAGGAGGGAGCGTTCCCCCTTGCCTGATGACAAG TCCTCAAGAAACATGTCGCCAACCCCACCCTGTGAG ggctCTTATGACAGGAGGGAACGCATCCTCCAACGGTCCACCAGTCAGGGCTCCATAGGATCACCAGTTTATAATCGCCATGGTTATACCCCCACCTTGTCACGGTCACCACAGCATTTTCACAGACCAG AGGCTTTGACAGGCATGCAGAAGCTCTGCTCCTCCCTGTGCAGTAACAGTGTGGGCTCCAGAAATAGTGACTCCCGCCCCACCTCCCCTTTCAGACACCACTTCCTCCCCCATAGCCAAG GCACTGACCCGCCGAGTGGCCGGAGCTCCCCCCTCCCACTCAGGCCTGACAGCCGGCCGGTCACCCCGCCTCTCTGTCAGACCCCTAAACATTTCCACCTCCCAG aTCAGGGGAGCAACATCTACAGAAAACCACCCATCTACAAACAACACG GTTCAGAAGGGAGAAGACGatccagagaggaggaggaagaagaggccTTGAAGAGAAAGCAGCTCCAAGAGGAACATCTCAGCAAG ATTCAGTCTGGTTTGGGAAAGCTCATTCtgaaggaggagatggaaaaAGAACAGATCAGGGAGCGTCATGCACGTAGCCTCTCTGCTCAGCGCTACGACCCCAAACAGACCAACTGTGACGCAG ATCTGACTTCTCCTACCAAAACCAACTCTCTGCCTGGATATGGAAGAAACGGGCTGCATCGG CCCCAGTCTACAGATTTCACCCAGTACAACAGCTATGGTGACATgtgtggaggaggcagag AGTTTCAG CACATTAAGGATGGCCGTGCAGCACTTGCAAGGATGGACAGGGGAGTATCTATGCCTAATATGTTGGAACCAAAA GTATATCCCTATGAAATGCTCATGATAACCAGTAGAGGGAGAGCTAAACTGCCCAGGGATGTGGACAGAACCAGACTGGAG CGCCACTTAGCACCTGAAACGTTCTTTGACATCTTTGGAATGGAGATCCAGGAGTTTGACAGGCTTCCCCTGTGGAAACGCAACGACATGAAAAAGAAGGCCAAGCTCTTCTAG
- the ablim1a gene encoding actin-binding LIM protein 1a isoform X7 — protein MVMVKEKVAHAQDTHHHTTEKPLIQCYKCGEPCKGEVLRVQNKHFHLKCFTCKVCGCDLAQGGFFMKNGEYLCTLDYQRMHGTRCNGCGDFVEGEVVTALGKTYHPACFVCTICKRPFPAGDRVTFNGKDCLCQYCVEPMSPGPKDILGSSNCAGCGRDIKNGQALLALDRQWHLGCFKCKACSKVLTGEYISKDGAPYCEKDYQIHFGVQCEACHQFITGKVLEAGDKHYHPSCARCSRCNQMFTEGEEMYLQGSTVWHPGCKNTTRTEERHRERPTRSSSESICSRPGSSIPGSPGHTIYAKVDNEILDYRDLAAIPKVKAIYDIERPDLITYEPLYSTSLDEREERRESVGELHTARRERSPLPDDKSSRNMSPTPPCEGSYDRRERILQRSTSQGSIGSPVYNRHGYTPTLSRSPQHFHRPGTDPPSGRSSPLPLRPDSRPVTPPLCQTPKHFHLPDQGSNIYRKPPIYKQHGSEGRRRSREEEEEEALKRKQLQEEHLSKIQSGLGKLILKEEMEKEQIRERHARSLSAQRYDPKQTNCDADLTSPTKTNSLPGYGRNGLHRPQSTDFTQYNSYGDMCGGGREFQHIKDGRAALARMDRGVSMPNMLEPKVYPYEMLMITSRGRAKLPRDVDRTRLERHLAPETFFDIFGMEIQEFDRLPLWKRNDMKKKAKLF, from the exons TGTGTGGCTGTGACCTTGCCCAGGGAGGCTTCTTCATGAAGAATGGAGAGTATCTGTGCACACTGGACTACCAGCGCATGCATGGCACCCGCTGCAATGGCTGTGGGGACTTTGTGGAGGGGGAAGTGGTCACTGCTCTGGGCAAGACCTACCACCCTGCCTGTTTTGTCTGCACCATCTGCAA ACGACCGTTCCCTGCTGGAGACAGGGTGACCTTTAACGGGAAGGACTGTCTGTGTCAGTACTGTGTCGAGCCCATGTCTCCAGGACCAAAGGACATCCTGGGATCCAGCA ATTGTGCAGGATGTGGACGAGACATAAAAAATGGACAGGCTCTCCTAGCGTTGGACAGACAGTGGCATCTGGGCTGCTTCAAGTGTAAGGCCTGCAGCAAAGTGCTGACCGGGGAGTACATCAGCAA GGATGGCGCCCCCTACTGTGAGAAGGACTACCAGATCCATTTTGGTGTCCAGTGTGAGGCGTGTCATCAGTTCATTACCGGGAAGGTGCTagag GCAGGAGATAAGCACTACCACCCCAGCTGTGCGAGATGCAGCAGGTGCAATCAGATGTtcacagaaggagaagagatgTATCTGCAAG GATCAACAGTCTGGCATCCTGGCTGCAAGAACACCACaagaacagaggagagacaCAGGGAGCGG CCTACGAGGTCGTCATCCGAGAGTATTTGTTCCAGACCTGGTTCAAGCATACCTGGCTCACCGGGTCACACGATCTAT GCAAAAGTAGACAATGAGATCCTTGATTACAGAGACCTAGCTGCCATTCCAAAAGTCAAAGCCATTTATGACATTGAGCGCCCTGATCTTATTACCTATGAACCTTTGTACTCCACCTCCctggatgagagagaggagagacgagAGAGTGTGGGAGAG CTCCACACTGCCAGGAGGGAGCGTTCCCCCTTGCCTGATGACAAG TCCTCAAGAAACATGTCGCCAACCCCACCCTGTGAG ggctCTTATGACAGGAGGGAACGCATCCTCCAACGGTCCACCAGTCAGGGCTCCATAGGATCACCAGTTTATAATCGCCATGGTTATACCCCCACCTTGTCACGGTCACCACAGCATTTTCACAGACCAG GCACTGACCCGCCGAGTGGCCGGAGCTCCCCCCTCCCACTCAGGCCTGACAGCCGGCCGGTCACCCCGCCTCTCTGTCAGACCCCTAAACATTTCCACCTCCCAG aTCAGGGGAGCAACATCTACAGAAAACCACCCATCTACAAACAACACG GTTCAGAAGGGAGAAGACGatccagagaggaggaggaagaagaggccTTGAAGAGAAAGCAGCTCCAAGAGGAACATCTCAGCAAG ATTCAGTCTGGTTTGGGAAAGCTCATTCtgaaggaggagatggaaaaAGAACAGATCAGGGAGCGTCATGCACGTAGCCTCTCTGCTCAGCGCTACGACCCCAAACAGACCAACTGTGACGCAG ATCTGACTTCTCCTACCAAAACCAACTCTCTGCCTGGATATGGAAGAAACGGGCTGCATCGG CCCCAGTCTACAGATTTCACCCAGTACAACAGCTATGGTGACATgtgtggaggaggcagag AGTTTCAG CACATTAAGGATGGCCGTGCAGCACTTGCAAGGATGGACAGGGGAGTATCTATGCCTAATATGTTGGAACCAAAA GTATATCCCTATGAAATGCTCATGATAACCAGTAGAGGGAGAGCTAAACTGCCCAGGGATGTGGACAGAACCAGACTGGAG CGCCACTTAGCACCTGAAACGTTCTTTGACATCTTTGGAATGGAGATCCAGGAGTTTGACAGGCTTCCCCTGTGGAAACGCAACGACATGAAAAAGAAGGCCAAGCTCTTCTAG
- the ablim1a gene encoding actin-binding LIM protein 1a isoform X6, whose translation MVMVKEKVAHAQDTHHHTTEKPLIQCYKCGEPCKGEVLRVQNKHFHLKCFTCKVCGCDLAQGGFFMKNGEYLCTLDYQRMHGTRCNGCGDFVEGEVVTALGKTYHPACFVCTICKRPFPAGDRVTFNGKDCLCQYCVEPMSPGPKDILGSSNCAGCGRDIKNGQALLALDRQWHLGCFKCKACSKVLTGEYISKDGAPYCEKDYQIHFGVQCEACHQFITGKVLEAGDKHYHPSCARCSRCNQMFTEGEEMYLQGSTVWHPGCKNTTRTEERHRERPTRSSSESICSRPGSSIPGSPGHTIYAKVDNEILDYRDLAAIPKVKAIYDIERPDLITYEPLYSTSLDEREERRESVGELHTARRERSPLPDDKSSRNMSPTPPCEGSYDRRERILQRSTSQGSIGSPVYNRHGYTPTLSRSPQHFHRPDQGSNIYRKPPIYKQHDTAAIAHQSKSADDIIRSATFPAAYAPSPDDSSRSEGDRWPYSLAVLGSEGRRRSREEEEEEALKRKQLQEEHLSKIQSGLGKLILKEEMEKEQIRERHARSLSAQRYDPKQTNCDADLTSPTKTNSLPGYGRNGLHRPQSTDFTQYNSYGDMCGGGREFQHIKDGRAALARMDRGVSMPNMLEPKVYPYEMLMITSRGRAKLPRDVDRTRLERHLAPETFFDIFGMEIQEFDRLPLWKRNDMKKKAKLF comes from the exons TGTGTGGCTGTGACCTTGCCCAGGGAGGCTTCTTCATGAAGAATGGAGAGTATCTGTGCACACTGGACTACCAGCGCATGCATGGCACCCGCTGCAATGGCTGTGGGGACTTTGTGGAGGGGGAAGTGGTCACTGCTCTGGGCAAGACCTACCACCCTGCCTGTTTTGTCTGCACCATCTGCAA ACGACCGTTCCCTGCTGGAGACAGGGTGACCTTTAACGGGAAGGACTGTCTGTGTCAGTACTGTGTCGAGCCCATGTCTCCAGGACCAAAGGACATCCTGGGATCCAGCA ATTGTGCAGGATGTGGACGAGACATAAAAAATGGACAGGCTCTCCTAGCGTTGGACAGACAGTGGCATCTGGGCTGCTTCAAGTGTAAGGCCTGCAGCAAAGTGCTGACCGGGGAGTACATCAGCAA GGATGGCGCCCCCTACTGTGAGAAGGACTACCAGATCCATTTTGGTGTCCAGTGTGAGGCGTGTCATCAGTTCATTACCGGGAAGGTGCTagag GCAGGAGATAAGCACTACCACCCCAGCTGTGCGAGATGCAGCAGGTGCAATCAGATGTtcacagaaggagaagagatgTATCTGCAAG GATCAACAGTCTGGCATCCTGGCTGCAAGAACACCACaagaacagaggagagacaCAGGGAGCGG CCTACGAGGTCGTCATCCGAGAGTATTTGTTCCAGACCTGGTTCAAGCATACCTGGCTCACCGGGTCACACGATCTAT GCAAAAGTAGACAATGAGATCCTTGATTACAGAGACCTAGCTGCCATTCCAAAAGTCAAAGCCATTTATGACATTGAGCGCCCTGATCTTATTACCTATGAACCTTTGTACTCCACCTCCctggatgagagagaggagagacgagAGAGTGTGGGAGAG CTCCACACTGCCAGGAGGGAGCGTTCCCCCTTGCCTGATGACAAG TCCTCAAGAAACATGTCGCCAACCCCACCCTGTGAG ggctCTTATGACAGGAGGGAACGCATCCTCCAACGGTCCACCAGTCAGGGCTCCATAGGATCACCAGTTTATAATCGCCATGGTTATACCCCCACCTTGTCACGGTCACCACAGCATTTTCACAGACCAG aTCAGGGGAGCAACATCTACAGAAAACCACCCATCTACAAACAACACG ATACAGCTGCCATAGCACACCAAAGCAAGtctgctgatgacatcatcagatcCGCCACCTTCCCCGCTGCCTATGCTCCCTCTCCGGATGACAGCTCACGGAGTGAGGGTGACCGTTGGCCCTACTCTCTTGCTGTATTAG GTTCAGAAGGGAGAAGACGatccagagaggaggaggaagaagaggccTTGAAGAGAAAGCAGCTCCAAGAGGAACATCTCAGCAAG ATTCAGTCTGGTTTGGGAAAGCTCATTCtgaaggaggagatggaaaaAGAACAGATCAGGGAGCGTCATGCACGTAGCCTCTCTGCTCAGCGCTACGACCCCAAACAGACCAACTGTGACGCAG ATCTGACTTCTCCTACCAAAACCAACTCTCTGCCTGGATATGGAAGAAACGGGCTGCATCGG CCCCAGTCTACAGATTTCACCCAGTACAACAGCTATGGTGACATgtgtggaggaggcagag AGTTTCAG CACATTAAGGATGGCCGTGCAGCACTTGCAAGGATGGACAGGGGAGTATCTATGCCTAATATGTTGGAACCAAAA GTATATCCCTATGAAATGCTCATGATAACCAGTAGAGGGAGAGCTAAACTGCCCAGGGATGTGGACAGAACCAGACTGGAG CGCCACTTAGCACCTGAAACGTTCTTTGACATCTTTGGAATGGAGATCCAGGAGTTTGACAGGCTTCCCCTGTGGAAACGCAACGACATGAAAAAGAAGGCCAAGCTCTTCTAG
- the ablim1a gene encoding actin-binding LIM protein 1a isoform X2, with the protein MSARVAHAQDTHHHTTEKPLIQCYKCGEPCKGEVLRVQNKHFHLKCFTCKVCGCDLAQGGFFMKNGEYLCTLDYQRMHGTRCNGCGDFVEGEVVTALGKTYHPACFVCTICKRPFPAGDRVTFNGKDCLCQYCVEPMSPGPKDILGSSNCAGCGRDIKNGQALLALDRQWHLGCFKCKACSKVLTGEYISKDGAPYCEKDYQIHFGVQCEACHQFITGKVLEAGDKHYHPSCARCSRCNQMFTEGEEMYLQGSTVWHPGCKNTTRTEERHRERPTRSSSESICSRPGSSIPGSPGHTIYAKVDNEILDYRDLAAIPKVKAIYDIERPDLITYEPLYSTSLDEREERRESVGELHTARRERSPLPDDKSSRNMSPTPPCEGSYDRRERILQRSTSQGSIGSPVYNRHGYTPTLSRSPQHFHRPEALTGMQKLCSSLCSNSVGSRNSDSRPTSPFRHHFLPHSQGTDPPSGRSSPLPLRPDSRPVTPPLCQTPKHFHLPDQGSNIYRKPPIYKQHDTAAIAHQSKSADDIIRSATFPAAYAPSPDDSSRSEGDRWPYSLAVLGSEGRRRSREEEEEEALKRKQLQEEHLSKIQSGLGKLILKEEMEKEQIRERHARSLSAQRYDPKQTNCDADLTSPTKTNSLPGYGRNGLHRPQSTDFTQYNSYGDMCGGGREFQHIKDGRAALARMDRGVSMPNMLEPKVYPYEMLMITSRGRAKLPRDVDRTRLERHLAPETFFDIFGMEIQEFDRLPLWKRNDMKKKAKLF; encoded by the exons TGTGTGGCTGTGACCTTGCCCAGGGAGGCTTCTTCATGAAGAATGGAGAGTATCTGTGCACACTGGACTACCAGCGCATGCATGGCACCCGCTGCAATGGCTGTGGGGACTTTGTGGAGGGGGAAGTGGTCACTGCTCTGGGCAAGACCTACCACCCTGCCTGTTTTGTCTGCACCATCTGCAA ACGACCGTTCCCTGCTGGAGACAGGGTGACCTTTAACGGGAAGGACTGTCTGTGTCAGTACTGTGTCGAGCCCATGTCTCCAGGACCAAAGGACATCCTGGGATCCAGCA ATTGTGCAGGATGTGGACGAGACATAAAAAATGGACAGGCTCTCCTAGCGTTGGACAGACAGTGGCATCTGGGCTGCTTCAAGTGTAAGGCCTGCAGCAAAGTGCTGACCGGGGAGTACATCAGCAA GGATGGCGCCCCCTACTGTGAGAAGGACTACCAGATCCATTTTGGTGTCCAGTGTGAGGCGTGTCATCAGTTCATTACCGGGAAGGTGCTagag GCAGGAGATAAGCACTACCACCCCAGCTGTGCGAGATGCAGCAGGTGCAATCAGATGTtcacagaaggagaagagatgTATCTGCAAG GATCAACAGTCTGGCATCCTGGCTGCAAGAACACCACaagaacagaggagagacaCAGGGAGCGG CCTACGAGGTCGTCATCCGAGAGTATTTGTTCCAGACCTGGTTCAAGCATACCTGGCTCACCGGGTCACACGATCTAT GCAAAAGTAGACAATGAGATCCTTGATTACAGAGACCTAGCTGCCATTCCAAAAGTCAAAGCCATTTATGACATTGAGCGCCCTGATCTTATTACCTATGAACCTTTGTACTCCACCTCCctggatgagagagaggagagacgagAGAGTGTGGGAGAG CTCCACACTGCCAGGAGGGAGCGTTCCCCCTTGCCTGATGACAAG TCCTCAAGAAACATGTCGCCAACCCCACCCTGTGAG ggctCTTATGACAGGAGGGAACGCATCCTCCAACGGTCCACCAGTCAGGGCTCCATAGGATCACCAGTTTATAATCGCCATGGTTATACCCCCACCTTGTCACGGTCACCACAGCATTTTCACAGACCAG AGGCTTTGACAGGCATGCAGAAGCTCTGCTCCTCCCTGTGCAGTAACAGTGTGGGCTCCAGAAATAGTGACTCCCGCCCCACCTCCCCTTTCAGACACCACTTCCTCCCCCATAGCCAAG GCACTGACCCGCCGAGTGGCCGGAGCTCCCCCCTCCCACTCAGGCCTGACAGCCGGCCGGTCACCCCGCCTCTCTGTCAGACCCCTAAACATTTCCACCTCCCAG aTCAGGGGAGCAACATCTACAGAAAACCACCCATCTACAAACAACACG ATACAGCTGCCATAGCACACCAAAGCAAGtctgctgatgacatcatcagatcCGCCACCTTCCCCGCTGCCTATGCTCCCTCTCCGGATGACAGCTCACGGAGTGAGGGTGACCGTTGGCCCTACTCTCTTGCTGTATTAG GTTCAGAAGGGAGAAGACGatccagagaggaggaggaagaagaggccTTGAAGAGAAAGCAGCTCCAAGAGGAACATCTCAGCAAG ATTCAGTCTGGTTTGGGAAAGCTCATTCtgaaggaggagatggaaaaAGAACAGATCAGGGAGCGTCATGCACGTAGCCTCTCTGCTCAGCGCTACGACCCCAAACAGACCAACTGTGACGCAG ATCTGACTTCTCCTACCAAAACCAACTCTCTGCCTGGATATGGAAGAAACGGGCTGCATCGG CCCCAGTCTACAGATTTCACCCAGTACAACAGCTATGGTGACATgtgtggaggaggcagag AGTTTCAG CACATTAAGGATGGCCGTGCAGCACTTGCAAGGATGGACAGGGGAGTATCTATGCCTAATATGTTGGAACCAAAA GTATATCCCTATGAAATGCTCATGATAACCAGTAGAGGGAGAGCTAAACTGCCCAGGGATGTGGACAGAACCAGACTGGAG CGCCACTTAGCACCTGAAACGTTCTTTGACATCTTTGGAATGGAGATCCAGGAGTTTGACAGGCTTCCCCTGTGGAAACGCAACGACATGAAAAAGAAGGCCAAGCTCTTCTAG